A window of Streptomyces profundus genomic DNA:
ATATCCAGGACCTGTTCGGCCAGCAGTTGGACACGGTCTCCGCCGGCCGCGAGGCCGACGACGGAGAATCGATCCCTATTGCGCCGGATCACATCCAGGGCCTGAGTACCGACCGACCCCGTGGAACCCAGAACCACGACCGTTCGCATATAAACCCCTCGACATCGAGTGCGGACGCATCCTGTGGAACTACTCTTCTAGGCCCACGCCCCCGCCCTGGCAAGGGCGCGAGTGTAGCAGAGCTGCGATGCCGAAAATTCAGCAGAAATGCATCTTGCCTCTCAAACAGGAAAGGAGTGCCAGGCCGGTCGGTAAACGGGGAAAGCGTCTCGGGCCTCGAATTGCTCCGCTCCCACGAGGAAATGGGCTGTTCGAGAATACGTGGCACAACGGGGTGCGGCGATTTCGGCGGTCAGGTGTAGTAGCCCTCGATCGGGACCCTGGCCTCCGCCAGCAGATACGGCCCGTCCGACGCGAAGGCGGGGGAGGGCGGTGCCGGGGGCGTGGACGGGGGCTTGAGCGCCCCCAACTGCTCGGTGGAGAGCGCGTAGACGACCCGGCCGAGCCCCGACCGCTCGATCGCGCCCGCGCACATTCCGCACGGCTGGCAACTGGTGTACATCGTGGTGGCCGCGGCCGTCGCCGCGTCGAGTTCGCGGGCGGCCCAGACGGCCAGCTTCAGCTCGGGATGGAGGCTGATGTCCCGTTCGGTGACGGTGGTGTTGCGCTCCTCGGCCAACACCGTTCCCTCCGGGCCCACCAGCAGCGAGCCGAAGGGCGGGTTCCCGCCGGCGCTGGCCTCGGCGGCCAGGCCGACGGCCCGGCGCAGGAAGGCCGTCTGATGTGTGTCGATCATCGGTGAAGCTCCCGGGAAGTGGGCGGGGGAAAGGGGAACGGTCGCCCAATCTAGGCCGGTGAACGGCGCCATGTGAAGGCGACCCTCCCCGCGTTCACGCCCGCACGCCGTGGATCTGCCGGTACTTTCAGCAGATGACCGAGAATCCCGAAAACCTCGACGCCACGGACTGGGCGATACTCGCCGAACTCCAGAACGACGGCCGGCTGCCGCTGACCGAGTTGGGCCGCCGGGTGAGTCTCAGCGCCTCCGCCACCACCGAACGCGTCCGGCGGCTGGAGGCGACCGGTGTGATCACCGGCTACCGCGCCCGGGTGGACCTGGCCCGGGTGGGCCGCCCGATCCTCGCCGTGATCCGGTTGAAGTACCCCGGCAGCCACCATGAGCCACTGCGCCAACTGCTCGATGAGCGCCGCGAGATCCTGGAGTGCCTGCGGACGACGGGCGACGACTGCTACCTCCTGAAAGTGGCCGCGCCCTCGATGCCGGCGCTGGAACAGGTCGTGGACGCGTTGGCCCAGTTCGGCGGTACGACCACCAACATCGTCTACAGCGAGCCCCTTCCGTACCGGGGCCCCCGGGCACCGTGACGCCCCGGGAGCGAGGTGGCCCCGCGCCCCCGAGTGCGTAACGGCGCGGAAACAAGCGATCAAAGCCGGGGAAACTGGGGCTGCTTAGGGTCCCCGCTATGGATGCAG
This region includes:
- a CDS encoding nucleoside deaminase, yielding MIDTHQTAFLRRAVGLAAEASAGGNPPFGSLLVGPEGTVLAEERNTTVTERDISLHPELKLAVWAARELDAATAAATTMYTSCQPCGMCAGAIERSGLGRVVYALSTEQLGALKPPSTPPAPPSPAFASDGPYLLAEARVPIEGYYT
- a CDS encoding Lrp/AsnC family transcriptional regulator, whose protein sequence is MTENPENLDATDWAILAELQNDGRLPLTELGRRVSLSASATTERVRRLEATGVITGYRARVDLARVGRPILAVIRLKYPGSHHEPLRQLLDERREILECLRTTGDDCYLLKVAAPSMPALEQVVDALAQFGGTTTNIVYSEPLPYRGPRAP